The following are from one region of the Methanomassiliicoccales archaeon LGM-DZ1 genome:
- a CDS encoding 1-(5-phosphoribosyl)-5-[(5-phosphoribosylamino)methylideneamino] imidazole-4-carboxamide isomerase yields the protein MIAIPAVDVLDHKVVQLVGGVPGSQQVILPDIAKTADHWVSMGAPCLHLVDLDAAFGKPDNSDAFCEVIASAGVPCEVGGGIRSESQIAKYLDAGADRVIVGTKAIKEPEWFAEMARKFPGKLILGMDTKGGKISIKGWQEEVDLSIDKVFEDLRQLPVRGVLNTNIDVEGQGKGVNAAANAEFVRKCPCPVILSGGFASYEDIKAGAAAGAEAAVIGMAVYKGTMKPWEWETPWKA from the coding sequence ATGATCGCCATCCCGGCCGTCGATGTCCTGGACCATAAGGTGGTCCAGCTGGTCGGAGGCGTGCCAGGAAGCCAGCAGGTGATCCTGCCGGACATCGCCAAGACGGCGGATCACTGGGTCTCCATGGGGGCGCCCTGCCTCCATCTCGTGGACCTCGATGCGGCCTTCGGGAAGCCCGACAATTCGGATGCGTTCTGCGAAGTCATCGCCTCTGCAGGCGTCCCCTGCGAGGTCGGAGGAGGCATCAGGTCGGAGTCCCAGATAGCGAAATACCTCGACGCCGGGGCAGACCGTGTCATCGTGGGGACCAAGGCCATCAAGGAGCCTGAGTGGTTCGCCGAGATGGCCCGGAAGTTCCCCGGGAAGCTCATCCTCGGCATGGACACCAAGGGCGGGAAGATCTCGATCAAGGGGTGGCAGGAAGAGGTCGACCTGTCCATCGACAAGGTCTTCGAGGACCTCAGGCAGCTGCCTGTCAGGGGCGTCCTGAACACCAACATCGATGTCGAGGGCCAAGGGAAGGGCGTGAACGCCGCGGCCAACGCCGAGTTCGTCCGCAAATGCCCCTGCCCGGTCATCCTCTCCGGAGGGTTCGCCTCCTATGAGGACATCAAGGCCGGAGCGGCCGCAGGCGCCGAGGCGGCCGTCATCGGGATGGCCGTCTACAAGGGCACGATGAAGCCTTGGGAATGGGAGACGCCCTGGAAGGCGTGA
- the hisG gene encoding ATP phosphoribosyltransferase has protein sequence MTLKMAIPNKGRLNEKAVELITKAGISLGDDWGRRLNINVPGLGLEVFLIRAQDIPIFVDSGAVDFGITGQDVTAEAGVRVKEILDLGYGRCRLSIAAPEDSEIAKSGVMKDGIRVATSFPELTKKFFRSKGIKADIVFVQGAAEIMPMLGVSDCISDLVATGSTLRMNRLKEVQVIMESQACVIASEKAMADPAKSDRIGEIVDALRSVISAEGKKYVMADVPRDRLPDAEKIIPGIGGPTVVDIAGKEGWVAVQAVVGNESCYRVVADLKKIGARGILTMPIERLVD, from the coding sequence ATGACGCTGAAGATGGCCATTCCGAACAAGGGGAGGCTCAACGAGAAGGCCGTGGAGCTCATAACCAAAGCAGGCATCAGCCTGGGGGACGACTGGGGGCGCAGGCTCAACATCAATGTCCCGGGCCTCGGGCTGGAGGTTTTCCTCATCCGTGCGCAGGACATCCCCATCTTCGTGGATTCCGGGGCCGTCGATTTCGGCATAACCGGCCAGGATGTCACCGCCGAGGCCGGCGTCAGGGTGAAGGAGATACTCGATCTCGGATACGGGAGATGCCGGCTCTCCATCGCCGCTCCCGAAGACTCCGAGATCGCGAAGAGCGGCGTCATGAAGGACGGCATCCGCGTGGCCACCTCCTTCCCGGAGCTCACCAAGAAGTTCTTCAGGTCCAAGGGGATCAAGGCCGACATAGTCTTCGTGCAGGGGGCGGCGGAGATCATGCCCATGCTGGGAGTCTCCGACTGCATCTCCGATCTTGTGGCTACCGGCAGCACCCTCAGGATGAACCGCCTCAAGGAGGTGCAGGTCATCATGGAGTCCCAGGCGTGCGTCATCGCCTCCGAGAAGGCCATGGCAGATCCTGCCAAGAGCGACAGGATCGGGGAGATCGTGGACGCTCTCCGCTCCGTCATCAGCGCCGAGGGCAAGAAGTACGTCATGGCCGATGTTCCCAGGGACAGGCTGCCCGACGCCGAGAAGATCATCCCCGGCATCGGAGGGCCCACCGTGGTGGACATCGCCGGCAAGGAAGGCTGGGTGGCCGTCCAGGCCGTCGTCGGCAACGAGAGCTGCTACCGCGTCGTCGCCGACCTCAAGAAGATCGGCGCCCGCGGCATTCTCACCATGCCCATAGAGCGGCTCGTGGACTGA
- a CDS encoding 4Fe-4S binding protein yields MAAKVNADSCVACGACADACPNGAITIEDVAVVDADKCVDCGACVDACPSEAITD; encoded by the coding sequence ATGGCTGCAAAAGTCAACGCTGACAGCTGTGTCGCGTGCGGCGCCTGCGCCGACGCTTGCCCGAACGGGGCCATCACCATCGAGGATGTTGCTGTCGTCGACGCCGACAAGTGCGTCGACTGCGGCGCCTGCGTCGATGCCTGCCCCTCTGAGGCCATCACCGACTGA
- a CDS encoding 4Fe-4S binding protein, which translates to MPTIVADNCVACGACADACPNEAITVGDIAQIDADKCVDCGACIDACPSEAITE; encoded by the coding sequence ATGCCTACAATCGTAGCTGACAACTGTGTTGCGTGCGGTGCCTGCGCCGACGCTTGCCCCAACGAAGCCATCACCGTCGGAGACATCGCCCAGATCGATGCCGACAAGTGCGTTGACTGCGGAGCCTGCATCGATGCATGCCCCTCTGAGGCCATCACGGAGTGA
- the hisC gene encoding histidinol-phosphate transaminase, producing MDRSMMRKSVRGLTTYYNPDVGNAIRMDTNVNVLGSNPAAEAYIEGLRINTNTYPNTYSDGLRDALADLYGLKRDNFVVGNGSDEMINTAFTTFVEPGVTSVIQPYPSYSLYSYFTQLSSGIMKEAELDEDFQLDPDAMIGKGEDRKGVLIMPSPNNPTGNCFRTKDIEEILSKHEGIVILDEAYSEYARKTMIDKVDEFDNLIVCKTFSKAYAMAAFRVGYMASNLKVADMLNSVKVPYSLNGISEGAAIAALKDRSFVERSVSMVEEQRPKLAKKMESLGFECYPSDANFILARAPIDHAKLVEGMKKRGILIRDFGTKRRTENCVRPTVGTEELNKLMTDAMEDIIAEESR from the coding sequence ATGGACCGCAGCATGATGAGGAAGAGCGTCCGCGGGCTCACTACCTATTATAACCCCGACGTGGGGAATGCCATCAGGATGGACACCAATGTCAACGTCCTGGGCTCCAACCCAGCGGCGGAGGCGTACATCGAGGGCCTCAGGATCAACACGAACACCTATCCGAACACCTATTCCGATGGACTGAGGGACGCCCTGGCGGACCTCTACGGCCTGAAGAGGGACAACTTCGTGGTCGGGAACGGCAGCGACGAGATGATCAACACTGCTTTCACGACCTTCGTGGAGCCCGGCGTGACCTCCGTCATCCAGCCGTACCCCTCGTACTCGCTCTACAGCTACTTCACCCAGCTGTCGTCGGGCATCATGAAGGAGGCCGAGCTGGACGAGGATTTCCAGCTGGACCCGGATGCCATGATCGGCAAAGGCGAGGACAGGAAGGGCGTCCTCATCATGCCGTCGCCCAACAACCCCACCGGGAACTGCTTCCGGACCAAGGACATCGAGGAGATCCTCTCGAAGCACGAGGGCATAGTAATCCTCGACGAGGCGTACAGCGAGTATGCCAGGAAGACCATGATCGACAAGGTCGACGAGTTCGACAACCTCATCGTTTGCAAGACGTTCTCCAAGGCATACGCTATGGCCGCGTTCCGCGTGGGCTACATGGCCTCCAACCTGAAGGTGGCCGACATGCTCAATTCCGTCAAGGTGCCTTACTCGCTCAACGGCATCTCCGAGGGGGCGGCCATCGCCGCCCTGAAGGACAGGTCGTTCGTCGAGCGCAGCGTCAGCATGGTCGAGGAGCAGCGCCCGAAGCTGGCCAAGAAGATGGAGTCCCTCGGGTTCGAGTGCTACCCGTCCGACGCCAACTTCATCCTCGCCAGGGCCCCCATAGACCACGCCAAGCTGGTCGAGGGCATGAAGAAAAGGGGCATCCTCATCCGCGACTTCGGGACCAAGAGGAGGACCGAGAACTGCGTCCGCCCGACCGTCGGCACCGAGGAGCTGAATAAGCTCATGACCGACGCGATGGAGGATATCATCGCAGAGGAGAGCAGATGA
- the carA gene encoding glutamine-hydrolyzing carbamoyl-phosphate synthase small subunit, which translates to MAKNYLVLEDGAVYEGEAFGYPSDAFGEVVFATGMNGYQESLTDPSYQGQILVLTFPLIGNYGINDAFNESDRVHVRALAVSEYCREPSDMYGGKTLDEFLRDNKVPGISGIDTRDLVIRIRQHGTLKGKITSDPDEVPGLAEKLRQAPMPSEANLVAEVGCREIERFDGGKDLTVGMIDLGEKGSILKNLRARFNVIMFPYDTPADVITESGVKGVLISNGPGDPSQPMILKHTARTVSDLSTQLPLFGICFGNQITALALGAKTYKLKFGHHGCNQPVMYDGRVYITSQNHNFAVDEASLAGTGLIADQFNVNDRTVEGMRHKDLPIFTCQYHPEASPGPWDTTFLFDRFASVVREGRL; encoded by the coding sequence ATGGCAAAGAATTATCTGGTCCTCGAGGACGGAGCAGTGTACGAAGGCGAGGCCTTCGGATACCCCTCCGACGCTTTCGGCGAGGTCGTTTTCGCAACAGGAATGAACGGTTATCAGGAAAGCCTCACCGACCCCTCCTACCAGGGTCAGATTCTCGTGCTCACGTTCCCTCTGATCGGGAACTACGGCATCAACGACGCCTTCAACGAGTCGGACAGGGTCCACGTCAGGGCCCTGGCGGTCAGCGAGTACTGCCGCGAGCCTTCGGACATGTACGGGGGGAAGACCCTCGACGAGTTCCTCAGGGACAACAAGGTCCCCGGGATCTCCGGCATCGACACCCGTGACCTCGTCATCAGGATCAGGCAGCACGGGACCCTCAAAGGCAAGATCACTTCGGATCCGGACGAGGTCCCCGGCCTCGCGGAGAAGCTCAGGCAGGCCCCTATGCCATCCGAGGCCAACCTGGTCGCCGAGGTCGGCTGCAGGGAGATAGAGCGCTTCGACGGCGGAAAGGACCTCACCGTCGGCATGATCGACCTGGGCGAGAAGGGGAGCATCCTCAAGAACCTCCGCGCCCGCTTCAATGTCATAATGTTCCCGTACGACACGCCGGCCGACGTGATAACGGAGAGCGGGGTGAAGGGCGTCCTCATATCCAACGGTCCGGGCGACCCCTCGCAGCCGATGATCCTCAAGCACACTGCGAGGACGGTCAGCGACCTGTCCACTCAGCTCCCGCTGTTCGGGATCTGCTTCGGGAACCAGATAACCGCCCTGGCGCTCGGCGCGAAGACGTACAAGCTCAAGTTCGGCCACCACGGATGCAACCAGCCCGTCATGTACGACGGAAGGGTGTACATCACCAGCCAGAACCACAACTTCGCGGTCGACGAGGCCTCCCTGGCGGGGACCGGCCTGATCGCGGACCAGTTCAATGTCAACGACCGCACGGTGGAGGGGATGAGGCACAAGGACCTCCCCATATTCACGTGCCAGTACCACCCCGAGGCCTCTCCGGGCCCCTGGGACACGACCTTCCTCTTCGATCGCTTCGCCTCCGTGGTCAGGGAGGGACGCCTGTGA
- a CDS encoding mRNA surveillance protein pelota produces the protein MYPAIGEPMRILGKDAGQGEVKVLPETDDDIWHLYNIIRTGDLVTASTVRRDEKSDDKLRAERAEKKRMTLGVRVEKIEYDGDGLRMRLLGVIEEGPQDIGQHHTLMIEPGEPLRIRKAHWKTTDMERLEKAAKDTVKPRIVFVSLDQDEATVAVLRQSGLKEIVTVRSMRSGKQYDEKGKPFDYHGEIISKLSAVATPDMPLVLLGPGFEKELLADDIKKLPKGTFGQLYVQHTGQSGMVGVNELIRGGMGAQILRDSSVGVEMEAVEQLMAGISKGKLAAYGPSEVAAAASAGAVETLLVLDSVLREKDLDGVVRDVESQKGKVIVVSEEHEGGRQLAALGGIGALLRYDLQPQ, from the coding sequence ATGTACCCTGCGATAGGGGAGCCCATGCGCATACTCGGAAAGGACGCGGGACAGGGGGAAGTGAAGGTCCTTCCCGAGACCGATGACGATATCTGGCATCTCTATAACATCATCAGGACCGGGGACCTCGTGACCGCGTCCACCGTCCGCAGGGACGAGAAATCGGACGACAAGCTCCGTGCGGAGAGGGCGGAGAAGAAGAGGATGACCCTGGGCGTGCGCGTCGAGAAGATCGAGTATGACGGGGACGGGCTCAGGATGCGCCTTCTCGGGGTCATCGAGGAGGGCCCTCAGGACATAGGGCAGCATCACACTCTGATGATCGAGCCCGGCGAGCCGCTCCGTATCAGGAAGGCACATTGGAAGACCACCGACATGGAGAGGCTGGAGAAGGCCGCCAAGGACACCGTCAAGCCAAGGATTGTTTTCGTCTCCCTTGATCAGGACGAGGCCACGGTCGCCGTCCTCAGGCAGTCCGGCCTGAAGGAGATCGTGACCGTACGCTCCATGCGCTCCGGCAAGCAGTACGATGAGAAAGGGAAGCCCTTCGACTACCACGGAGAGATCATCTCCAAGCTGAGCGCCGTGGCGACGCCCGACATGCCGCTGGTCCTCCTGGGCCCCGGCTTCGAGAAGGAACTCCTCGCCGACGATATCAAGAAGCTCCCCAAGGGGACCTTCGGTCAGCTGTACGTGCAGCATACGGGGCAGAGCGGGATGGTCGGGGTCAACGAGCTCATCCGCGGAGGGATGGGCGCCCAGATCCTGCGCGATTCGAGCGTGGGAGTCGAGATGGAGGCCGTGGAGCAATTAATGGCAGGGATATCGAAGGGGAAGCTCGCCGCGTACGGGCCTTCGGAGGTCGCAGCGGCCGCATCGGCGGGGGCTGTCGAGACCCTGCTGGTCCTGGATTCCGTCCTGCGCGAGAAGGACCTTGACGGAGTCGTGCGCGATGTGGAGTCCCAGAAGGGAAAGGTCATCGTCGTCTCGGAGGAGCATGAGGGCGGCCGGCAGCTTGCGGCCCTCGGCGGCATCGGGGCGCTCCTGCGCTACGACCTGCAGCCTCAATAA
- the asd gene encoding aspartate-semialdehyde dehydrogenase has product MSGKVKVAVLGATGMIGQRFVQMLEGHPYFEIEGLYASERSEGKRFGDTLKVRDHEYSQETLDMKISKMDIRHIADSCRIAFSGIPSELAGETETQLAQNGVAVYTNAGAHRMDEHVPIIVPEVNTDQFAAVKDQPTYKDGGYIVTNANCSSTGIVVPLKALRDAFGLEQVFVSTYQAISGAGYPGVPSLDIVGNVIPFINHEEEKMESELGKMLGTYGDGKFRYADFDVIANCARVPVVDGHTESLSLKLRDEPSLEEVASALSGFRGEPQKLKLPSAPVQPVIVRTEENRPQPIYDVFAGSPERARGMASTVGRIRKSNGYYKLWVVSHNTLRGGAGGSILNAEYAYKKNLL; this is encoded by the coding sequence ATGAGCGGAAAAGTGAAGGTGGCGGTTCTAGGCGCCACGGGCATGATCGGGCAGAGGTTCGTCCAGATGCTGGAGGGCCACCCCTATTTCGAGATCGAGGGGCTCTACGCCTCCGAGAGGTCCGAGGGCAAGAGGTTCGGGGACACCCTGAAGGTCCGCGACCACGAGTACAGCCAGGAGACCCTCGACATGAAGATCTCCAAGATGGACATCAGGCACATCGCCGATTCGTGCAGGATTGCGTTCTCCGGCATACCCAGCGAGCTCGCGGGCGAGACCGAGACCCAGCTCGCGCAGAACGGAGTGGCGGTCTACACCAACGCCGGGGCCCACAGGATGGACGAGCACGTGCCCATCATCGTCCCGGAGGTCAACACCGACCAGTTCGCCGCCGTGAAGGACCAGCCTACCTACAAGGACGGCGGGTACATCGTCACGAACGCCAACTGCTCCTCGACCGGCATCGTCGTGCCCCTGAAGGCCCTGAGGGACGCCTTCGGCCTCGAGCAGGTCTTCGTCTCCACTTACCAGGCCATCTCCGGCGCCGGCTATCCCGGAGTGCCGTCCCTGGACATCGTGGGCAACGTCATACCCTTCATCAACCATGAGGAGGAGAAGATGGAGTCCGAGCTCGGGAAGATGCTCGGGACGTACGGGGACGGGAAGTTCAGGTACGCCGACTTCGATGTCATCGCCAACTGCGCCAGGGTCCCTGTCGTCGACGGCCACACCGAGTCCCTCTCCCTGAAGCTCAGGGACGAGCCCTCCCTGGAGGAGGTCGCCTCGGCCCTCTCGGGCTTCCGCGGCGAGCCCCAGAAGCTGAAGCTCCCCTCGGCCCCGGTGCAGCCTGTCATCGTGAGGACCGAGGAGAACAGGCCCCAGCCCATCTACGATGTCTTCGCGGGTTCCCCGGAGAGGGCCCGCGGGATGGCCTCCACCGTCGGCAGGATAAGGAAGTCCAACGGCTACTACAAGCTCTGGGTCGTTTCGCACAACACCCTCCGCGGCGGGGCCGGCGGTTCCATCCTCAACGCCGAGTACGCCTATAAGAAGAACCTTCTCTGA
- the carB gene encoding carbamoyl-phosphate synthase large subunit, with amino-acid sequence MRKDYKKLLVIGSGPIVIGQAAEFDFSGSQACRSLREEGYKTVLVNSNPATIQTDPETADRVYIEPLQADIVAKIIEKEGVDGVVSGMGGQTALNISSELAEKGYLKKFGAELVGTQPDAIERSEDRELFKETMEKIGEPVPKSRPANSLEEALEAVRVIGQYPVLIRPAFTLGGTGGGIAYNEAELKEICARGLAYSRIHQVLIEESILGWKELEYEVMRDSKDNCVIICNMENIDAMGIHTGESIVCAPCLTLSDRDHQRFRTASLKIIRALGIEGGCNVQFALNPRTHEYRVIEVNPRVSRSSALASKATGYPIARVSTKIAVGYTLDEIPNHITGKTFAAFEPTIDYVVVKIPRWPFDKFRTVDRHLGTQMKSTGETMSIGRTFEEALLKGLRSLEIGVDGLDPIDMTDSEIHDEFRHATDRRIFAVGEALRRGWSPADIAKETDWDEFFVRKVANIVAMEKRLQSEPLTDDLLRAAKRMGFADKTIARLVKKEHWDIMSQRVKAGIIPVYKMVDTCAAEFAAETPYFYSTYNGRSSETSSDGKKRVVIIGGGPIRIGQGIEFDYCCVHAVKALQEEGIEAIMINNNPETVSTDYDISDRLYFEPLELEDVLEVIKAEDADGVICQYGGQTSVNLAIDVEKGLKGTRTKILGTTPDQMDVAEDRKRFTDLMRKLGIKQPKSGTAFSYEEAEKIAEDIGYPVLVRPSYVLGGRGMEIVYSADELKTYMETAVKVSRHHPVLIDKYLTEAIEIDVDSVCDGETVYIGGIMEHIEYAGCHSGDATMVLPPFTLPQKTIEEIVRIDTEVALALKIVGLMNLQLAYKDGEIWMIEANPRASRTVPFISKATGVPLAKIGVKCMLGHKLKDMGLQGYRPIDHYAIKASVFPFLKLPGVDSILTPEMKSTGEVMGIDADFDTAAYKALVAAGNKLPTEGGAYFTVNDQDKPQALEVARALKDMGFRIYATKGTSTYFREHGVENTAVFKNNENLKPNAISLMRDGDINMVINTPTQHSGAVRDGHRMRRLAVELEIPFMTTINGAKVAVGAIRVAREDHIGVKCMQEFHGLR; translated from the coding sequence GTGAGGAAGGATTACAAGAAGCTCCTGGTGATCGGCTCCGGTCCGATCGTCATCGGGCAGGCCGCCGAGTTCGATTTCTCCGGATCCCAGGCGTGCCGCTCGCTCAGGGAGGAAGGCTACAAGACCGTCCTCGTCAACTCGAACCCCGCCACCATACAGACGGACCCCGAGACCGCCGACCGCGTGTACATCGAGCCCCTGCAGGCGGACATCGTCGCGAAGATCATCGAGAAGGAGGGCGTGGACGGCGTCGTCTCGGGCATGGGAGGGCAGACCGCTCTCAACATCAGCTCCGAGCTCGCCGAGAAAGGATACCTCAAGAAGTTCGGCGCCGAGCTGGTCGGCACCCAGCCCGATGCGATCGAGAGATCCGAGGACAGGGAGCTGTTCAAGGAGACCATGGAGAAGATCGGCGAGCCCGTGCCGAAATCGAGGCCCGCCAACTCCCTCGAGGAGGCCCTCGAGGCGGTCAGGGTCATAGGCCAGTATCCGGTCCTCATCAGGCCCGCGTTCACCCTCGGAGGCACCGGGGGCGGCATAGCCTACAACGAGGCGGAACTGAAGGAGATCTGCGCCCGCGGGCTCGCCTACTCCAGGATCCACCAGGTCCTCATCGAGGAGAGCATCCTCGGATGGAAGGAGCTCGAGTACGAGGTCATGAGGGACTCCAAGGACAACTGCGTGATCATCTGCAACATGGAGAACATCGATGCGATGGGCATACACACCGGGGAGTCCATCGTCTGCGCCCCCTGCCTCACACTTTCGGACAGGGACCACCAGAGGTTCAGGACCGCCTCGCTGAAGATCATCCGCGCCCTCGGCATCGAGGGCGGGTGCAACGTCCAGTTCGCCCTGAACCCCAGGACCCACGAGTACCGCGTCATCGAGGTCAACCCCCGTGTCTCGAGGTCCTCCGCCCTGGCCTCCAAGGCCACCGGGTACCCGATCGCCAGGGTCTCCACCAAGATCGCCGTCGGCTACACCCTCGACGAGATCCCCAACCACATCACCGGCAAGACTTTCGCGGCCTTCGAGCCGACCATCGACTACGTCGTGGTCAAGATACCCAGATGGCCTTTCGACAAGTTCCGCACCGTCGACAGGCACCTCGGGACCCAGATGAAGTCCACAGGGGAGACCATGTCCATAGGCAGGACCTTCGAGGAGGCTCTGCTGAAAGGGCTCAGGTCCCTCGAAATCGGCGTCGACGGCCTGGACCCCATCGACATGACCGACAGCGAGATCCACGACGAGTTCAGGCATGCCACCGACAGGCGCATCTTCGCGGTCGGGGAGGCCCTCCGCCGCGGGTGGTCCCCCGCTGACATCGCCAAGGAGACCGACTGGGACGAGTTCTTCGTGAGGAAGGTCGCCAACATAGTTGCCATGGAGAAGCGCCTGCAGTCCGAGCCCCTCACCGACGACCTGCTCAGAGCGGCCAAGAGGATGGGCTTCGCGGACAAGACCATCGCCCGCCTGGTAAAGAAGGAGCATTGGGACATCATGTCCCAGAGGGTCAAGGCCGGCATAATCCCGGTCTACAAGATGGTCGACACCTGCGCCGCCGAGTTCGCGGCCGAGACCCCCTACTTCTACAGCACCTACAACGGAAGGTCCTCCGAGACCAGCTCCGACGGGAAGAAGCGCGTCGTCATCATCGGCGGCGGGCCCATAAGGATCGGCCAGGGGATCGAGTTCGATTACTGCTGCGTGCATGCGGTCAAGGCGCTGCAGGAAGAGGGTATCGAGGCCATCATGATAAACAACAACCCCGAGACCGTCTCCACCGACTACGACATCAGCGACAGGCTGTACTTCGAGCCCCTGGAGCTGGAGGACGTCCTCGAGGTCATCAAGGCCGAGGACGCCGACGGCGTGATATGCCAGTACGGAGGGCAGACCTCGGTCAACCTGGCCATCGACGTCGAGAAGGGCCTCAAGGGGACCCGCACCAAGATCCTCGGCACGACGCCGGATCAGATGGACGTCGCCGAGGACAGGAAGAGGTTCACCGACCTCATGCGCAAGCTCGGCATCAAGCAGCCCAAGTCCGGCACCGCGTTCTCCTACGAAGAAGCGGAGAAGATCGCCGAGGATATCGGCTACCCTGTGCTGGTCAGGCCGTCCTACGTCCTGGGAGGGCGCGGGATGGAGATCGTCTACTCCGCCGACGAGCTCAAGACCTACATGGAGACCGCGGTCAAGGTCTCCAGGCACCACCCGGTCCTCATCGACAAGTACCTCACCGAGGCGATCGAGATCGATGTCGACTCGGTCTGCGACGGCGAGACCGTCTACATCGGCGGGATCATGGAGCACATCGAGTACGCCGGCTGCCACTCCGGAGACGCCACCATGGTGCTGCCGCCGTTCACCCTGCCCCAGAAGACCATCGAGGAGATCGTCAGGATCGACACCGAGGTCGCCCTGGCGCTGAAGATCGTCGGCCTGATGAACCTCCAGCTCGCCTACAAGGACGGCGAGATCTGGATGATCGAGGCCAACCCCAGGGCGTCCAGGACCGTACCGTTCATCTCCAAGGCCACGGGCGTCCCCCTGGCCAAGATCGGCGTCAAATGCATGCTGGGCCATAAGCTGAAGGACATGGGCCTACAGGGATACAGGCCGATCGACCACTATGCCATCAAGGCGTCCGTGTTCCCGTTCCTGAAGCTCCCGGGCGTGGACTCCATCCTCACCCCTGAGATGAAATCCACCGGAGAGGTCATGGGCATCGATGCCGACTTCGACACCGCCGCCTACAAGGCGCTGGTGGCCGCCGGCAACAAGCTCCCGACCGAGGGTGGGGCGTACTTCACCGTCAACGACCAGGACAAGCCCCAGGCCCTGGAGGTCGCGAGGGCCCTGAAGGACATGGGATTCAGGATCTACGCCACCAAGGGAACCTCCACCTACTTCCGCGAGCACGGAGTGGAGAACACGGCCGTGTTCAAGAACAACGAGAACCTGAAGCCCAACGCCATCAGCCTGATGCGCGACGGCGACATCAACATGGTCATCAACACCCCGACCCAGCATTCGGGAGCTGTCAGGGACGGTCACAGGATGAGGCGCCTCGCCGTGGAGCTGGAGATCCCCTTCATGACCACCATCAACGGCGCCAAGGTCGCCGTCGGGGCCATCAGGGTCGCCCGCGAGGACCACATCGGCGTCAAGTGCATGCAGGAGTTCCACGGGCTCAGGTGA
- a CDS encoding chorismate mutase: protein MEAPASTKELRDEVSEIDGKIIDLIATRIDITDELAKAKKRSGQSYWDDEREKEIVARYLDLCKEVSLNEDEAEQIAHVILSISKERQKKIYDGD, encoded by the coding sequence ATGGAAGCGCCCGCATCTACGAAGGAACTCAGGGACGAGGTGTCCGAGATCGACGGCAAGATCATCGACCTCATAGCCACCCGCATAGACATCACCGACGAGCTGGCGAAGGCCAAGAAGCGCAGCGGCCAGAGCTACTGGGACGATGAGAGGGAGAAGGAGATAGTCGCCAGGTACCTGGACCTCTGCAAGGAGGTCAGCCTCAACGAGGATGAAGCCGAGCAGATCGCGCATGTCATCCTGAGCATCTCCAAGGAGCGCCAGAAGAAGATCTACGACGGCGACTGA
- the hisH gene encoding imidazole glycerol phosphate synthase subunit HisH, translated as MRIALADYGVGNIHSIRKALEIAGFEVEPVTDMSKLLDAPAIMLPGVGAFDATMERLLPYRDAIRERMEAGVPALGICIGAQILFPGSDEGQGPGIGLFPGRVRALKSKTVPHMGWNLVKTQDDLFEGLEDLHFYFAHSYYCDPEDRSVIKGITEYEGFEFPTVMRTANTVATQFHPEKSSDAGAAFLKNFEAFAEDMA; from the coding sequence ATGAGGATCGCTCTCGCCGACTACGGGGTCGGCAACATCCATTCCATCCGCAAAGCGCTGGAGATCGCCGGGTTCGAGGTCGAGCCCGTCACCGATATGTCGAAGCTCCTGGACGCCCCGGCGATCATGCTCCCGGGCGTGGGGGCGTTCGATGCTACCATGGAGCGCCTTCTGCCCTACAGGGACGCGATAAGGGAGAGGATGGAGGCAGGGGTCCCTGCACTGGGCATCTGCATCGGGGCCCAGATCCTCTTCCCGGGGAGCGACGAGGGGCAGGGCCCCGGCATCGGGCTCTTCCCCGGCCGCGTGAGGGCGCTGAAGTCCAAGACGGTCCCCCACATGGGGTGGAACCTGGTGAAGACCCAGGACGACCTCTTCGAGGGCCTGGAGGACCTCCACTTCTATTTCGCCCACTCCTATTACTGCGATCCGGAGGACAGGTCCGTCATCAAAGGCATCACCGAGTATGAGGGGTTCGAGTTCCCGACCGTCATGCGCACGGCCAACACCGTCGCCACCCAGTTCCATCCCGAGAAGAGCTCGGACGCGGGGGCCGCGTTCCTGAAGAACTTCGAGGCTTTCGCGGAGGACATGGCATGA